From a single Rickettsia endosymbiont of Cantharis rufa genomic region:
- a CDS encoding Ppx/GppA phosphatase family protein, translating into MRSAIIDIGSNALRAVVYESDELGAPEIFNYKFRNYLTNLLNLDNLDVKHQTYLSLQYLIHIFTKLSVTNIRCVATAILRGHPKADEFKAIIKKRFNIDIEIISGEREAYLTAAGLISGISDAFGIVADLGGGSLELAQIENKKVGKLKSLPLGTKIIASSNFGDVGLITKMLEEEFGAAHYPNLYLIGGALRLMSRIYMESINYPLKNLHNFEINRVEFELYLEKLSQIDKLKLSYYEQKAINYNAVLVIKAMIKVFLPEKIIISNYGLKEGVRFDSLPLHETKKDIIYERVKRLVKFDRNICKIDKYIEAVHYLLINPDYTTLVIIELAIMLAQYNKNIDKTLRANFVSEFILSSDIPFSHRQRLMLGIALTVTYTAKTDMQINKTAKKMISKSDYYNSHIIGYYIKIAREIDGPEFQEPSFSIKLKDDKFLQINASNILPKQVFEKVCERLKDISSARKNISYNFND; encoded by the coding sequence ATGCGTTCAGCTATTATTGATATCGGTTCAAATGCTTTAAGAGCTGTAGTTTATGAAAGTGATGAGCTTGGAGCTCCGGAAATTTTTAATTATAAATTTAGAAATTATCTTACAAATTTACTTAACTTAGATAATTTAGACGTAAAACATCAAACATATTTATCCCTACAATATCTTATTCATATTTTTACCAAACTGTCCGTTACTAATATTAGATGTGTTGCAACAGCTATACTTAGAGGACATCCTAAAGCAGATGAATTCAAAGCTATAATTAAAAAGAGATTCAATATTGATATTGAAATTATCTCAGGTGAACGTGAAGCTTATTTAACTGCTGCCGGATTAATTTCAGGTATTAGTGATGCTTTCGGTATTGTAGCTGATCTTGGCGGCGGAAGTCTTGAGCTTGCACAAATTGAAAATAAAAAGGTCGGTAAATTAAAATCACTACCTCTTGGTACTAAAATTATTGCTAGTAGCAATTTCGGTGATGTTGGACTGATTACTAAAATGCTAGAGGAGGAATTTGGAGCTGCACATTATCCTAATTTATATTTAATCGGTGGTGCTCTTCGTCTAATGAGTCGTATATACATGGAGTCTATAAATTATCCCCTTAAAAATTTACATAATTTTGAAATAAATCGCGTAGAGTTTGAGTTATATCTAGAGAAATTATCACAAATTGATAAATTAAAGCTGAGTTATTATGAGCAGAAGGCCATAAATTATAATGCAGTTTTAGTAATAAAGGCGATGATTAAGGTATTTTTACCGGAAAAAATTATTATCTCAAATTACGGTTTAAAAGAGGGAGTAAGATTTGACTCGTTGCCGCTGCATGAAACAAAAAAAGATATTATCTATGAGCGAGTAAAGAGATTAGTAAAATTTGATAGAAATATATGTAAGATCGATAAATATATAGAAGCTGTACACTATCTTTTAATCAACCCTGACTACACGACGCTTGTCATTATTGAACTTGCTATAATGCTTGCTCAATATAATAAAAATATCGATAAAACGCTCAGAGCAAATTTTGTTTCGGAATTTATATTATCTTCAGACATTCCTTTTAGTCATAGACAGCGTCTAATGCTTGGTATTGCCCTTACAGTTACTTATACTGCTAAAACTGACATGCAGATTAATAAAACAGCTAAGAAAATGATTAGTAAAAGTGATTATTACAATAGTCATATAATCGGTTATTATATAAAAATTGCTAGAGAAATTGATGGACCGGAATTCCAAGAACCTTCTTTTTCGATTAAATTAAAAGACGATAAGTTTTTA
- the virB11 gene encoding P-type DNA transfer ATPase VirB11, with amino-acid sequence MNEEFAALETFLLPFKNLFAEDGINEIMVNKPGEVWVEKKGDIYSKQIPELDSEHLLSLGRLVAQSTEQMISEEKPLLSATLPNGYRIQIVFPPACEIGQIIYSIRKPSGMNLTLDEYAKMGAFDETATESLVDEDAIILNDFLAEKKIKEFIRHAVVSKKNIIISGGTSTGKTTFTNAALTEIPSIERLITVEDAREVVLSSHPNRVHLLASKGGQGRANVTTQDLIEACLRLRPDRIIVGELRGKEAFSFLRAINTGHPGSISTLHADSPAMAIEQLKLMVMQADLGMPPEEVKKYILTVVDIVVQLKRGSGGKRYVSEVYYKKNKNAKGMV; translated from the coding sequence ATGAATGAAGAATTTGCAGCCTTAGAGACGTTCTTACTTCCTTTTAAAAATTTATTTGCTGAAGACGGTATTAATGAAATTATGGTTAATAAGCCTGGAGAAGTATGGGTTGAAAAAAAAGGCGATATATACTCTAAGCAAATACCGGAGCTGGATAGCGAACATCTACTTTCATTAGGGCGTTTAGTCGCTCAATCTACCGAACAGATGATTTCAGAAGAAAAACCGCTGCTCTCAGCAACTTTGCCGAATGGCTACCGTATTCAAATAGTATTTCCCCCTGCTTGTGAGATAGGACAAATCATTTATTCTATCAGAAAGCCTAGCGGTATGAATTTAACTTTAGACGAGTACGCTAAAATGGGGGCATTTGATGAAACTGCAACAGAGAGTTTAGTAGATGAAGATGCAATAATTTTAAATGATTTTTTAGCTGAAAAAAAGATTAAAGAATTTATTAGACACGCAGTTGTTTCAAAGAAAAATATCATAATTAGCGGCGGTACTTCAACCGGTAAAACTACCTTTACAAATGCGGCACTTACTGAAATACCATCAATAGAAAGATTAATTACTGTAGAAGATGCTCGTGAGGTTGTACTATCAAGCCATCCTAACAGAGTGCATTTACTTGCTTCCAAAGGAGGGCAGGGCCGCGCAAATGTTACTACCCAAGATTTAATAGAAGCTTGTTTACGTTTAAGACCGGATAGAATTATAGTCGGTGAGCTTCGAGGCAAAGAAGCTTTTAGTTTTTTACGTGCTATTAATACCGGTCACCCTGGTTCAATATCGACGCTGCATGCCGATAGTCCTGCTATGGCAATCGAGCAGTTAAAGCTTATGGTTATGCAAGCTGATCTCGGTATGCCGCCTGAAGAAGTAAAGAAGTATATTTTAACCGTTGTAGATATCGTTGTGCAGTTAAAACGCGGTAGTGGCGGGAAAAGATATGTTTCGGAAGTGTACTACAAGAAAAATAAGAACGCTAAAGGTATGGTGTAG
- a CDS encoding type IV secretory system conjugative DNA transfer family protein, translating to MEWHKILKVTRNIFGHAIIHPVVIFCTIWISGAFVAIFTNEVGVLGVDINAINIAYKWAYWLINVWGQLKISDYNYLKLKLLASLLSPAIVVIISYIKNFERIKSLQFFEQQEKVYGNASWANPSDIEAAGLRSKKGMLIGVDAGGYFVADGFQHSLLFAPTGSGKGVGFVIPNLLFWSDSVVVHDIKLENHGLTSGWREKQGQKVFVWEPSNPDGVTHCYNPIDWVSTKPGQMVDDVQKISNLIMPEKDFWNNEARSLFLGVTLYLIADPTKTKSFGEVVRTMRSDDVVYNLAVVLDTLGGVIHPVAYMNIAAFLQKADKERSGVISTMNSSLELWANPLIDSATASSDFNVQEFKKVKTTVYVGLTPDNIQRLQKLMQVFYQQATEFLSRKMPDLKEEPHGVMFLLDEFPTLGKMDTFKAGIAYFRGYRVRLFLIIQDTQQLKGTYEDAGMNSFLSNATYRITFAANNYETANLISQLVGNKTVEQRSFSKPLFFDLNISTRTQNVSQVQRALLLPQEVIQLPRDEQIVLIESFPPIKSRKIKYYEDKFFTSRLLPPTFVPTQVPFDPRANNNEASEETETTTAPENNE from the coding sequence ATGGAATGGCATAAGATACTTAAAGTTACTAGAAATATATTTGGTCACGCTATAATTCATCCAGTTGTTATTTTTTGTACCATTTGGATAAGCGGTGCATTTGTTGCAATTTTTACTAATGAGGTTGGAGTTTTAGGTGTAGATATAAATGCTATAAATATTGCTTATAAGTGGGCTTATTGGCTTATTAACGTTTGGGGACAGTTAAAAATTTCCGACTATAATTATTTAAAATTGAAACTACTTGCATCTCTTCTTAGTCCTGCTATTGTTGTTATAATATCTTACATTAAAAACTTTGAAAGAATAAAATCATTACAATTTTTTGAACAACAGGAAAAAGTATATGGAAATGCTAGCTGGGCTAATCCGTCAGATATAGAGGCCGCAGGTCTTAGATCCAAAAAAGGTATGCTGATCGGTGTTGATGCCGGTGGATATTTTGTTGCCGACGGGTTCCAGCATTCCTTATTATTTGCTCCTACCGGTTCGGGTAAAGGTGTGGGTTTTGTGATACCTAACTTGTTGTTTTGGAGTGATTCGGTAGTAGTACATGACATAAAGCTCGAGAATCACGGTTTGACAAGCGGTTGGCGTGAGAAACAAGGTCAGAAAGTTTTTGTATGGGAGCCTTCTAATCCCGACGGTGTTACTCATTGTTATAATCCAATTGATTGGGTTAGTACTAAGCCTGGGCAGATGGTTGATGACGTTCAAAAAATTTCAAACCTTATAATGCCTGAAAAGGATTTTTGGAATAATGAAGCACGAAGTTTATTTTTAGGTGTAACTTTATATTTAATAGCTGATCCTACTAAAACTAAATCTTTCGGTGAAGTAGTGCGTACCATGAGAAGTGACGACGTAGTTTATAATCTAGCAGTCGTACTCGATACGCTTGGCGGTGTAATACATCCCGTAGCATATATGAATATTGCTGCATTTCTGCAAAAAGCCGATAAAGAGCGTTCAGGTGTAATATCTACAATGAACTCATCTCTTGAATTATGGGCAAATCCCCTAATTGATTCAGCTACTGCATCTTCTGATTTCAACGTACAAGAATTTAAAAAAGTAAAAACAACCGTGTATGTAGGGTTAACACCCGATAATATACAGCGTTTACAAAAATTAATGCAGGTGTTTTATCAGCAGGCGACAGAATTTTTAAGCCGTAAAATGCCGGATTTAAAGGAAGAGCCGCATGGGGTAATGTTCTTACTTGATGAGTTCCCGACACTTGGGAAGATGGACACTTTTAAAGCCGGTATAGCGTATTTTAGAGGTTATAGAGTTCGCTTATTTTTAATTATTCAGGATACTCAGCAGCTCAAAGGAACATATGAAGACGCCGGTATGAATTCTTTCTTATCAAATGCGACATATCGTATTACTTTTGCTGCTAATAACTATGAAACGGCAAATTTAATATCGCAGCTTGTCGGTAATAAGACGGTAGAACAAAGATCATTTAGTAAACCTTTATTTTTTGACCTTAATATTTCTACTAGAACCCAAAACGTTTCTCAAGTTCAAAGAGCTTTACTTTTACCTCAAGAAGTAATACAGTTACCGAGAGATGAGCAAATTGTTTTAATAGAATCCTTTCCACCTATAAAATCTCGTAAAATTAAGTATTACGAAGATAAGTTTTTTACTAGTAGATTATTACCGCCGACCTTTGTGCCTACCCAAGTACCTTTTGATCCTAGGGCAAATAATAATGAGGCTTCTGAAGAGACTGAAACAACAACTGCTCCGGAAAATAATGAGTAA